From Scleropages formosus chromosome 9, fSclFor1.1, whole genome shotgun sequence, one genomic window encodes:
- the rrs1 gene encoding ribosome biogenesis regulatory protein homolog, with the protein MAATVEELLAKAEKDEAEKLKSIRVKKELELEFDLGNLLASDRNAVNLRDFRAQKKEDYLRALARDNTQLLVNELWKMPSERVEGVVVAKLPEPTTRLPREKPVPKPRPPTKWEQFAKLKGIQKKKKTNLVWDEAHKEWRRRWGYKRANDNTKDWLVEVPETADPDEDQFAKRAHAKRERVAKNELNRLRNIARAHKLKVPGAAAAAPSRNELARAEQVAKVSTASVGKFQERLPKEKAPRNRGKKRAFQPNIGDFSTERQQQLELLKVIASKKPRMDVTKAVNKQMREEDMEAASKKRKGAGRKGRKGGSAPRGKAKGKAKAKGQGPPAGKSRQVRKGLGKR; encoded by the coding sequence ATGGCGGCGACCGTGGAAGAGCTGCTCGCGAAAGCCGAGAAAGATGAAGCGGAGAAGCTTAAAAGTATCAGGGTGAAAAAAGAGCTGGAGCTAGAGTTCGACCTGGGGAACTTGCTCGCCTCGGACAGGAACGCCGTGAACCTCCGAGACTTCCGGGCGCAGAAGAAAGAGGACTATTTGCGCGCGCTGGCGCGCGACAACACGCAGCTGCTCGTGAACGAGCTGTGGAAGATGCCGAGCGAGCGCGTGGAGGGGGTGGTCGTGGCCAAGCTTCCGGAGCCGACCACCCGGCTGCCGAGGGAGAAGCCGGTTCCGAAGCCGAGGCCGCCGACCAAGTGGGAGCAGTTCGCCAAGCTCAAGGGGatccagaagaagaagaagacgaaCCTGGTGTGGGACGAGGCGCACAAGGAGTGGCGCCGCCGCTGGGGCTACAAGCGGGCCAACGACAACACCAAGGACTGGCTCGTCGAGGTGCCGGAGACGGCGGACCCCGACGAGGACCAGTTCGCCAAGCGCGCGCACGCCAAGAGGGAGCGCGTGGCGAAGAACGAGCTCAACCGCCTGCGCAAcatcgcgcgcgcgcacaagcTCAAGGTGCccggcgccgccgccgccgcgcccTCCCGCAACGAGCTGGCGCGCGCCGAGCAGGTGGCCAAGGTGTCCACGGCCTCCGTGGGCAAGTTCCAGGAGCGTCTGCCCAAGGAGAAGGCGCCGAGGAACCGCGGCAAAAAGCGCGCCTTCCAGCCAAACATCGGCGACTTCTCCAcggagaggcagcagcagctggagctgctCAAGGTGATAGCGAGCAAAAAGCCCCGGATGGACGTGACCAAGGCCGTCAACAAGCAGATGAGGGAGGAGGACATGGAGGCCGCCTCCAAAAAGAGGAAAGGGGCCGGCAGGAAGGGCAGGAAGGGTGGCTCTGCCCCCAGGGGCAAGGCCAAGGGCAAGGCCAAGGCCAAGGGCCAGGGGCCCCCAGCTGGAAAGAGCAGGCAGGTGCGCAAAGGACTGGGCAAGAGATGA